Genomic DNA from Alkalihalobacterium alkalinitrilicum:
TATAAATATAACGAATTGGTACCTTTGATAATAAAATGGTTGCAAAACAAAAAACGATGATCACAGCATAAGAAACCCAACTATTTGCAATAAAAACAACAATAACAAGTAAGAAAACCGCTAGTAATTTTGCTCGTGGATCAAGGCGATGTAATATTGATTTCCCTTGAACATATTGACCAATTAAAATATGTTGAAACATAGCATCACCTTTTTTCGAGCATAAATTGCTTTATAAATTGAGCTACTTGATCGACAGTAAATAAATCATGTGGCATCTGCTGTTGAAACTTCTTTTCCATTGTATTCAATAAAGTAATGGTCTCTGGAACATCTAGTCCTATGTCTTGAAGTTTGTTAAAATTCGAAAAAATCAGTTCAGGCTTACCTTGAATAGCTATTTCCCCTTGATTTAATACGATAATTTGATCTGCAAATAGTGCAGCGTCTTCCATATGGTGAGTTACTAACACTGTTGTTAACTCTTTTTCTTGATGAAGACGGTAAAACATTTCCATTATTTCACGGCGTCCCTTTGGATCCAGACCAGCCGTAGGTTCGTCAAGTACAAGTACTCTAGGGTCTAGTGCGAGAACACCTGCAATAGCTACTCGTCTTTTTTGCCCACCGCTTAATTCAAAGGGCGATCGTTTCAAAAAATCTTCAGAAAGTCCAACAAGTGGCATAAGAGATCTAGCTCTTTTTTTAGCCTTTTCTTCGGAAACACCAAAATTCATAGGGCCAAAAATAATATCTTTCTCTACAGTTTCTTCAAATAATTGGTGTTCGGGGTATTGAAATACAAGTCCTACATTTTTTCGCAGGGTCTTTAAATTCTTCTTCTTTTGATTCGCAATAAGTTCTGTCTTGCCAACTTTAATACTTCCAACAGTCGGTCTTAGTAATCCATTAAAATGTTGAATTAGGGTGGACTTTCCAGAACCAGTATGACCAATAAACGCCGTGTAAGAACCCGATGGAATCGTAAACGATAATTCCTTAAGAACTTCCTTTTCAAATGGTGTTCCTTGCATATAGGTATGGCCTAATTTTTCAATTTTAATTTCCATAGTTCCTCCACTAAATCCTCAACACTCAATGTCACTGTATTTAATGGTACCCCTTCCCTTACTAATTGTTGCTGTAGCTTCACGGAAAAAGGGACATCTAGACTTTGAATTCTCATAAATTCTTCATCCGTAAGAATTTCAGCAGGAATACCATCTCTTACAATTTCCCCCTGATTCATGACGACCACTCGATTGGCTAAAGAAGCCTCATTTAAATCATGTGTAATGGATATGACGGTAATTTCCTCAGTTTCTCTTAGGCGTAATACAGTGCGTAATACTTCTTTTCTACCTTGTGGATCTAACATTGAAGTCGATTCATCCAATATAATTACAGAAGGTTGTATTGCAATAATTCCTGCAATCGCAAGCCTTTGCTTTTGTCCACCTGACAGTCGATGTGGTTCTTCAGTGAGCAAATGCGCAATTCCTACCTTTTCAGCACTATCTTTAATTCTTGATTCCATTTCTAAAGGGGATACTCCATTATTTTCAAGACCAAAAGCAATATCATCCTTTACTGTCGTTCCTACTAATTGGTTCTCAGGATTCTGAAAAACAAGTCCTACATTACGACGAATATCCCACATTGACTCTTCATTCTTAGTATTCAATCCGTTAATGAAAACGTCACCATCTTCTGGAATGAGCAACCCATTTAAAAATCGTGATAGTGTAGATTTCCCAGAACCATTATGGCCAATAACAG
This window encodes:
- a CDS encoding energy-coupling factor ABC transporter ATP-binding protein, yielding MEIKIEKLGHTYMQGTPFEKEVLKELSFTIPSGSYTAFIGHTGSGKSTLIQHFNGLLRPTVGSIKVGKTELIANQKKKNLKTLRKNVGLVFQYPEHQLFEETVEKDIIFGPMNFGVSEEKAKKRARSLMPLVGLSEDFLKRSPFELSGGQKRRVAIAGVLALDPRVLVLDEPTAGLDPKGRREIMEMFYRLHQEKELTTVLVTHHMEDAALFADQIIVLNQGEIAIQGKPELIFSNFNKLQDIGLDVPETITLLNTMEKKFQQQMPHDLFTVDQVAQFIKQFMLEKR
- a CDS encoding energy-coupling factor transporter ATPase is translated as MGVPIEIINLSYKYDEEGEEVLKNISLTVQKGEWLAVIGHNGSGKSTLSRFLNGLLIPEDGDVFINGLNTKNEESMWDIRRNVGLVFQNPENQLVGTTVKDDIAFGLENNGVSPLEMESRIKDSAEKVGIAHLLTEEPHRLSGGQKQRLAIAGIIAIQPSVIILDESTSMLDPQGRKEVLRTVLRLRETEEITVISITHDLNEASLANRVVVMNQGEIVRDGIPAEILTDEEFMRIQSLDVPFSVKLQQQLVREGVPLNTVTLSVEDLVEELWKLKLKN